From Eriocheir sinensis breed Jianghai 21 chromosome 16, ASM2467909v1, whole genome shotgun sequence, a single genomic window includes:
- the LOC126999149 gene encoding uncharacterized protein LOC126999149 has translation MSAYDTSPNMVVIANSGIEVPDARQQIVRTQDSVYSPQQLTCSVPQGTKIGYLCFLVVINNAIMDTPHRWKYVDDCNLGFPVKNRAPDYAPLQASLDNLQAWTVDNGATINHTKTVVMHVCTSKRDMPPPQLSIGLQHLQLVQSTKLLGITMDNSLNWKLHTTRIAHWNVIDDVMTA, from the exons ATGTCGGCCTATGACACCTCCCCAAATATGGTAGTCATTGCCAACTCGGGCATTGAAGTCCCCGA cgcacgccagcaaatagttcgcacCCAGGACTCTGTCTACTCCCCTCAACAGCTGACGTGtagcgtcccgcaaggcaccaaaATTGGTTATCTTTGCTTTCTGGTGGTCATCAACAACGCcatcatggacacaccgcatcgctggaaatacgtTGACGACTGCAACTTGGGCTTCCCCGTCAAGAACAGGGctcctgactatgcacctcttcaagcgtcgctcgacaatcTTCAGGCATGGACAGTGGACAACGGTGCCacaatcaaccacaccaagaccgtgGTGATGCACGTCTGCACCTCCAAAAGAGATATGCCACCTCCGCAGCTGTCAATTGGCTTACAACACCTCCAgcttgtccagtccaccaaactactcggcattACTATGGACAACtcgctcaactggaagctccac ACTACAAGGATAGCTCACTGGAACGTCATCGATGATGTCATGACTGCGTAA